From the genome of Uranotaenia lowii strain MFRU-FL chromosome 1, ASM2978415v1, whole genome shotgun sequence, one region includes:
- the LOC129740390 gene encoding uncharacterized protein LOC129740390 → MPEPTKDELRAEIAVILKDANLEETAAKKVRLQLEANLKCDLSGRKKEVDDLVMDYVNAQDESEQEEEDEEEDEEEEEEEEKPKKNAKNSSKKRAADSEDEDDYSEEEAPKKKVKRGAPAKKKSRGSDSEEESEGSEESDDDYKPNKGAKGSAKKGGRKKKGGSESDSDEDWKRSKAAKPKGKPGPKKGGKGTGYTRPYKLSTDLAAICGAEELPRHEVVKKVWAIIKERNLYDPKNKQYAICDSELQKVIGVKRFRTFGMLKYLKPHFLN, encoded by the exons ATGCCAGAACCAACGAAGGACGAGCTTCGGGCTGAAATTGCCG tgATTCTGAAGGATGCAAACCTGGAAGAAACGGCGGCCAAAAAAGTCCGGCTACAGCTAGAGGCTAATCTGAAATGCGATCTGTCCGGTCGCAAGAAGGAGGTCGACGATCTCGTGATGGATTACGTCAACGCTCAGGACGAATCTGAGCAAGAAGAGGAAGACGAggaagaagatgaagaagaggAGGAGGAAGAGGAAAAGCCGAAGAAGAATGCTAAGAACAGCAGCAAAAAACGTGCCGCCGATTCAGAAGACGAAGACGATTACTCCGAGGAAGAAGCTCCTAAGAAGAAGGTCAAACGAGGCGCACCAGCTAAAAAGAAGTCTCGTGGATCCGATAGCGAAGAGGAATCGGAAGGTTCGGAGGAGTCGGACGACGACTATAAGCCGAACAAAGGTGCCAAGGGTAGTGCCAAGAAAGGCGGTCGGAAGAAGAAGGGAGGTTCAGAATCAGATTCCGATGAGGACTGGAAACGCTCGAAGGCTGCCAAGCCCAAAGGAAAACCAGGACCGAAGAAAGGTGGTAAAGGAACCGGATATACTCGACCCTATAAACTGTCGACGGATCTGGCTGCGATTTGTGGGGCCGAAGAGCTTCCAAGGCATGAAGTCGTTAAGAAAGTGTGGGCCATCATCAAGGAACGCAATCTTTACGACCCGAAAAACAAACAGTACGCCATCTGCGATTCGGAACTTCAGAAGGTCATCGGAGTCAAACGGTTCCGTACGTTTGGTATGCTCAAGTATCTCAAACCGCATTTCTTAAATTAA